The following proteins are encoded in a genomic region of Macrobrachium rosenbergii isolate ZJJX-2024 chromosome 31, ASM4041242v1, whole genome shotgun sequence:
- the LOC136855198 gene encoding uncharacterized protein — MPFNLEKFLANPREELLTLRLAEKRELLTVASQCQIPTDITYVKARIINDILQFLVNKNVITEDNEDVEVSCAYCKKDGHSIENCPSPKCQRSEVSTGGKSKKTKGAVTCHAFVPSQDLEPFNEFMCEASLNDSSVTALRDSASSQTIISAASQDNLKYTKEYIAVSDLTTTTLLPEAEVDIACPYFTGKAKVAVLHKPLPCYPIQIIGNDLAGSSVLEPKLIVTTPEVVIKDELSKKPDKISQVITRSSKMPSTNFPPKVKNDRITEALDLVNINKDQFAVLQQKDSSLALWDKVVDPTDNPKLQPLRKPLLDLAHSTESHLGVNKTYKRLFEDFYWPEMKKDIKEFIASCHHCQITGKPNEKIPPAPLQSIPVPKSPFDKTNGALERMHQTIKSLLRKYISETSQHWDEDLDLLMYVLRCTPHDSTGVSPFELMFGRKPRTILSSKMQHIYNKAKMKEFKTDDQVLVYHPIPGAPLREKYAGPYKIVHRTSKVNYIISTPDRKRPTQLVHVNLLKPYITPVKTRMMAEITRGLKDVFAYLDDLVIASKTWEEHLSTLEELFQRLQKSQIDASNTGYGAVLLQSYSVSTTETPPPLHLLPIAYHSRFFKGAQTRWATVEKELYAIVASLLHFQPYLEGHRRVVIYTDHRPLLFLERSRLRNKLLRWSYILSAFNLRLQSIGGTNNLIADTVAASTAFNTTTIWSHYSGPILAGGL; from the exons GTTAGTTGTGCTTATTGTAAGAAAGATGGACACTCCATAGAAAATTGTCCCAGTCCAAAATGTCAGAGGTCAGAAGTAAGCACTGGTGGTAAGTCCAAGAAAACTAAAGGTGCAGTAACATGTCATGCTTTTGTTCCTTCACAGGATCTGGAACCATTTAATGAATTCATGTGTGAGGCTTCACTTAATGATTCATCTGTCACAGCTCTGAGAGACTCTGCTTCATCCCAGACAATAATTTCGGCTGCCAGTCAAGACAacttaaaatacacaaaagagtACATAGCAGTAAGTGACCTAACCACAACTACTCTTCTACCCGAGGCTGAGGTGGATATTGCTTGTCCTTATTTTACAGGTAAGGCAAAAGTTGCTGTCTTACATAAACCATTACCTTGTTACCCTATTCAGATTATTGGTAATGATCTTGCAGGATCCTCTGTACTTGAACCTAAATTGATTGTAACAACACCTGAGGTAGTAATCAAAGATGAGCTCTCCAAAAAGCCAGATAAAATCTCCCAGGTAATCACTAGATCTAGTAAAATGCCCAGCACTAATTTTCCTCCCAAGGTAAAGAATGACAGAATAACAGAGGCTCTGGATTTAGTTAATATAAATAAGGACCAGTTTGCTGTACTCCAACAGAAGGATTCAAGTTTAGCACTCTGGGATAAAGTAGTGGATCCTACTGACAACCCTAAACTCC AGCCCTTAAGGAAACCCTTGCTTGACCTCGCTCATTCTACGGAATCCCATCTTGGAGTGAATAAAACCTACAAGAGGTTGTTTGAGGATTTTTATTGGccagaaatgaaaaaggacataaagGAGTTCATTGCTTCCTGTCACCACTGTCAGATCACTGGTAAGCCTAATGAGAAAATACCTCCAGCACCACTTCAAAGCATTCCAGTACCTAAGTCACCATTTGATAAG ACTAATGGTGCCTTGGAGAGAATGCACCAGACTATAAAAAGTTTGTTACGGAAGTATATCAGTGAAACATCACAGCACTGGGATGAGGACCTCGATCTTCTCATGTATGTACTTAGATGTACACCTCATGATTCCACAGGGGTATCCCCATTTGAACTCATGTTCGGTCGAAAACCAAGAACTATATTAAGTTCG AAGATGCAACACATATACAATAAGGCAAAAATGAAAGAGTTCAAAACTGACGACCAAGTTTTAGTGTATCATCCTATTCCTGGCGCTCCCTTACGAGAAAAATATGCTGGACCTTACAAGATCGTTCATAGGACCTCCAAAGTAAACTACATAATCAGCACTCCAGACAGAAAACGACCAACTCAATTAGTTCATGTAAACCTCCTTAAACCCTATATCACTCCAGTCAAAACG CGCATGATGGCAGAGATAACTAGAGGTCTTAAAGATGTGTTTGCATATCTCGACGACCTTGTGATTGCCAGCAAGACCTGGGAGGAACATCTTAGCACCTTGGAAGAACTCTTTCAACGCCTGCAAAAAAGTCAG ATTGACGCCAGCAATACAGGTTATGGGGCTGTTTTGCTACAGTCTTACTCAGTCAGTACCACAGAAACGCCACCACCACTTCATCTCCTTCCCATCGCCTACCACTCCCGCTTCTTCAAAGGAGCCCAAACCAGGTGGGCCACTGTCGAGAAGGAACTTTATGCCATCGTCGCTTCGCTACTACACTTCCAACCCTACTTGGAAGGACACCGCAGAGTAGTAATATATACCGACCATCGACCACTCCTCTTCCTCGAACGTTCTCGCCTCCGAAACAAGTTGCTTCGTTGGTCATATATATTGTCGGCCTTCAATCTACGACTTCAGTCGATCGGAGGTACCAACAATCTCATCGCTGACACTGTCGCGGCTTCCACCGCCTTCAACACCACAACCATCTGGTCCCACTATAGTGGGCCCATCTTAGCAGGGGGACTATGA